A genomic window from Patescibacteria group bacterium includes:
- a CDS encoding ATP-binding protein, with amino-acid sequence MRQTVNNWYVITGGPSSGKTTVLNELAKLGYITIPDAARALIDKEMSEGKTLEEIRKDEVEFQRKILKIKIGREKRIPKNKIVFFDNAIPCSIAYYQICGLDSKEVIRLCQEQSYRKIFFLEQFSFKKDYARAEDKQIANKLSKLLKESYENLGYEVIDISVMSTKNRVQKILAEVKKN; translated from the coding sequence ATGAGACAGACAGTTAATAATTGGTATGTAATAACCGGCGGACCCTCTTCAGGAAAAACAACAGTGCTCAATGAATTGGCAAAATTAGGTTATATAACAATTCCTGACGCAGCTAGGGCATTAATAGATAAAGAGATGAGTGAAGGAAAAACTTTAGAAGAAATTAGAAAAGATGAAGTGGAATTTCAAAGAAAAATTTTAAAAATAAAAATTGGAAGGGAGAAAAGAATACCAAAAAATAAAATAGTATTTTTTGATAATGCTATACCTTGTAGTATCGCCTATTATCAAATTTGTGGGTTGGATTCGAAAGAGGTTATAAGACTGTGCCAAGAACAAAGTTATAGAAAAATATTCTTTTTAGAACAATTTTCATTTAAAAAAGATTATGCTAGAGCCGAAGATAAACAAATAGCTAATAAGCTAAGTAAACTATTAAAAGAAAGTTATGAAAACTTAGGATATGAAGTGATAGATATCTCAGTAATGTCCACGAAAAATAGAGTCCAAAAAATTTTAGCAGAAGTAAAGAAAAATTAA
- a CDS encoding 50S ribosomal protein L28, translated as MEKKCAICGKKSQLAWRLSKLRGKYHRTIKKRKRPNLQWAQVPRGVKKELYRKFAGKRILACTKCIKALSKRK; from the coding sequence ATGGAAAAAAAATGTGCTATTTGTGGCAAAAAATCACAGCTTGCCTGGAGACTATCAAAACTTCGGGGAAAATATCATCGGACTATTAAGAAAAGAAAGCGCCCAAATTTGCAATGGGCTCAAGTTCCCCGTGGTGTAAAAAAAGAACTCTATCGAAAATTTGCCGGTAAAAGAATTTTGGCTTGCACCAAATGTATAAAAGCTTTATCAAAAAGAAAGTAA
- a CDS encoding site-2 protease family protein — protein sequence METIIFSLIILIFSIVIHEVSHGAMADYLGDPTAKYAGRLTLNPIKHLDPFGSIILPILLLILTGGEGPIFGWARPVPINPYNFRDKKWGSLKVAIAGPGSNILVAIAFGSLIRFFPLPVQLLYLFSIIVILNLLLAIFNLVPIPPLDGSHILFSLLSEKYQKFKLFLQQYGFFILILFIFFGLQWIFPLVSLAYQVIVGRLPLFF from the coding sequence ATGGAAACCATTATTTTTTCTTTAATTATCTTAATTTTTTCCATTGTTATTCACGAAGTTTCTCATGGAGCAATGGCAGATTATTTAGGTGATCCAACGGCAAAATACGCTGGTCGTCTTACTCTAAACCCAATAAAGCACTTAGACCCCTTCGGTTCAATTATTTTGCCGATTTTACTTTTAATTTTAACTGGAGGGGAGGGACCAATTTTTGGTTGGGCAAGGCCAGTGCCGATAAACCCATATAATTTTAGAGACAAAAAATGGGGGAGTTTAAAAGTGGCAATAGCCGGGCCGGGATCAAATATTTTGGTGGCTATAGCTTTTGGTTCTTTAATCAGATTTTTTCCATTACCTGTTCAGCTTTTATATCTTTTTAGTATTATTGTTATTTTAAATCTTTTATTAGCAATTTTTAATTTAGTTCCAATTCCACCCTTAGATGGTTCTCATATCCTTTTTTCTCTTTTATCAGAGAAATATCAAAAGTTTAAATTATTTTTACAACAATACGGGTTTTTCATTTTGATTTTATTTATCTTTTTTGGCCTTCAGTGGATATTCCCCTTAGTATCATTGGCTTATCAAGTAATTGTTGGAAGATTACCTTTATTTTTTTGA
- the rpsL gene encoding 30S ribosomal protein S12 — translation MSTIHQLIKRGRKRIKKRTKTPALKFSFNPLKNRPKKYSSPFKRGVCMKVFTVTPKKPNSALRKVARVRLTNGMEITAYIPGEGHNLQEHSVVLIRGGRVKDLPGVRYHIVRGVLDTGGVEGRKQERSKYGTKKET, via the coding sequence ATGTCAACCATTCATCAGTTAATTAAAAGGGGTCGGAAAAGAATTAAAAAGCGTACGAAAACGCCGGCTTTGAAGTTTAGCTTCAACCCCCTAAAAAATCGACCGAAGAAATATTCTTCTCCATTTAAAAGAGGAGTATGCATGAAAGTCTTTACTGTTACCCCCAAAAAGCCAAACTCAGCCTTAAGAAAAGTAGCCAGAGTAAGATTAACCAATGGAATGGAGATTACTGCCTATATCCCTGGAGAGGGTCACAATTTGCAAGAACACTCAGTAGTTCTAATTAGGGGAGGAAGGGTAAAAGATTTACCCGGAGTAAGATATCACATTGTCAGAGGAGTTTTAGATACGGGTGGAGTAGAAGGAAGAAAGCAAGAAAGGTCAAAGTACGGGACTAAAAAAGAAACCTAA
- the rpsG gene encoding 30S ribosomal protein S7, whose protein sequence is MSRKKEEKRIISLDPLYNNVTVTKLINQVMRRGKKELARKIVYQSFDIIKEKTKKEPLEVFEQALENASPLLEVKPRRIGGATYQVPREVKGERRLTLAMRWIIQVAKSKKGRPMKEKLADELIAASNNTGAAVKKKENTHKIAEANRAFAHFAW, encoded by the coding sequence ATGTCAAGAAAAAAGGAAGAAAAAAGAATTATTTCCCTCGATCCACTTTATAATAATGTTACTGTGACCAAACTTATTAATCAGGTGATGAGACGGGGAAAAAAAGAATTAGCCAGAAAGATTGTCTATCAATCTTTTGATATTATTAAAGAAAAAACCAAAAAAGAACCCCTGGAGGTTTTTGAGCAAGCATTAGAAAATGCCTCCCCTTTACTTGAAGTAAAACCGAGAAGAATTGGTGGAGCGACCTATCAAGTTCCAAGAGAAGTAAAGGGAGAAAGAAGATTAACTCTGGCTATGCGCTGGATAATTCAGGTAGCTAAATCAAAGAAAGGAAGGCCAATGAAAGAGAAATTAGCTGATGAATTAATCGCAGCTTCAAATAATACTGGAGCAGCTGTTAAGAAAAAAGAAAACACTCATAAAATAGCTGAAGCTAACAGAGCCTTTGCCCACTTTGCGTGGTAA